A window of the Acidimicrobiales bacterium genome harbors these coding sequences:
- a CDS encoding IS5 family transposase: MRGTPDRQLSMLSSLSTEDLIPTDHPIRRIRAVVDEVLAGMDDRFDAMYADSGRRSVPPETLLKATVLMALYSIRSERAFCERLNYDMLFKWFLDMAIDDRAFDPTTFTKNRQRLLDHAIADEFFAAVVAQARLRRYTSSEHFSVDGTLLQAWASNKSFKPNDRSDDDGDGNGFKGRNAEVDFKGQRRSNKTHTSTTDPEAMLFRKSSNAAAELSYMGHLLIENRSGLIVDVELTQATGYAERDCATEMLKRLPASGRRRTVAADKSYDTKDFVAGVRELGFTPHVAQNTSNRRSAIDGRTTRHEGYRTSLRIRKRVEEPFGWIKTVGAGRKLRYIGQTKNRAWLKIEAATYNLIRICALDTAIPA; this comes from the coding sequence ATGCGTGGAACGCCTGATCGCCAGTTGTCGATGTTGTCGTCGCTCTCGACCGAGGACCTGATCCCGACCGATCATCCGATCCGCCGGATCCGGGCTGTGGTCGACGAAGTCCTGGCTGGCATGGATGACCGGTTCGATGCCATGTACGCGGACTCGGGCCGCCGCAGCGTGCCGCCCGAGACCCTGTTGAAGGCGACGGTGTTGATGGCGCTCTACTCGATCCGTTCCGAGCGGGCGTTCTGTGAACGGTTGAACTACGACATGTTGTTCAAGTGGTTCCTGGACATGGCGATCGATGATCGGGCGTTCGATCCGACCACGTTCACCAAGAACCGTCAACGCCTGTTGGATCATGCGATCGCGGACGAGTTCTTCGCCGCCGTCGTCGCCCAGGCCAGGTTGCGGCGCTACACCTCCTCGGAACACTTCAGCGTGGACGGCACGCTGTTGCAGGCGTGGGCATCGAACAAGAGCTTCAAACCCAACGACAGGTCCGACGACGACGGCGACGGGAACGGGTTCAAGGGCCGCAACGCCGAGGTCGACTTCAAAGGCCAGCGGCGATCGAACAAGACCCACACCTCCACGACCGATCCCGAAGCGATGCTGTTCCGGAAGTCTTCCAACGCCGCAGCAGAGCTGTCCTACATGGGGCATCTGTTGATCGAGAACCGGTCCGGCCTGATCGTCGATGTCGAGCTGACCCAAGCGACCGGTTACGCCGAGCGGGACTGCGCGACCGAGATGCTCAAACGGTTGCCGGCATCGGGTCGGCGTCGGACCGTGGCGGCGGACAAGAGCTATGACACCAAAGACTTCGTGGCCGGAGTCCGGGAGTTGGGGTTCACCCCGCATGTCGCGCAGAACACCTCGAATCGTCGCTCCGCGATCGATGGCCGCACGACCCGGCACGAGGGCTACCGCACGTCGCTGCGGATCCGGAAACGCGTGGAGGAACCCTTCGGTTGGATCAAGACCGTCGGGGCGGGCCGCAAGCTCCGCTACATCGGCCAGACCAAGAACCGGGCCTGGCTCAAGATCGAGGCAGCGACCTACAACCTGATCCGGATCTGCGCCCTCGACACCGCCATACCAGCCTGA
- a CDS encoding LLM class flavin-dependent oxidoreductase codes for MDTTADAPDRTISSPPLRIGLMYDCRLDPRSDMTMSDVYAATIEQAVMADQFGLSHVWFTEHHFCEDGYLPAFQPLAGAIAARTERVRISTDIALLPLYHPIRLAEELAVLDLISNGRMEFGIGMGYVPREFEAFGVPLKNRVSMTEEAIQILRLAWSDGPFSFHGKRYRLDDVDVHPKPVQPGGPPLWIAAMSEAGAKRAARFGTNLLPQGRRSEVLDPWREAVADAGRSPAQHRVGLIRSIYVTDDKERDWPILRRAEQHRMSVYDTFMADTPDDYGWRGGDTIPQTVIIGTPDECVAQLQGFIDEFGITDIASSGLPPGVDPDLMGPMVERLAREVVPRLTGPGAVPAD; via the coding sequence ATGGATACGACAGCCGACGCTCCCGATCGTACGATCTCGTCACCACCGCTTCGCATCGGGCTGATGTACGACTGTCGGCTCGATCCGCGATCCGACATGACGATGAGCGACGTCTACGCCGCCACCATCGAACAGGCGGTGATGGCCGATCAGTTCGGCCTCAGCCATGTCTGGTTCACCGAGCATCACTTCTGTGAGGACGGCTACCTGCCGGCGTTTCAGCCCCTGGCCGGCGCGATTGCAGCCCGGACCGAACGCGTGCGCATCTCGACCGACATTGCGCTGCTCCCGCTCTACCATCCGATCCGCCTGGCCGAGGAGCTCGCCGTGCTCGACCTGATCTCGAACGGACGGATGGAGTTCGGCATCGGGATGGGTTACGTGCCCCGGGAGTTCGAGGCGTTCGGCGTACCGCTGAAGAACCGGGTGTCGATGACCGAGGAGGCGATCCAGATTCTCCGGCTCGCCTGGTCCGATGGACCGTTCAGTTTCCACGGCAAGCGCTACCGACTCGACGACGTCGACGTACACCCGAAGCCGGTGCAGCCCGGCGGTCCGCCACTGTGGATTGCGGCGATGTCCGAAGCCGGGGCCAAGCGGGCGGCACGCTTCGGGACCAACCTGCTCCCCCAGGGCCGGCGATCCGAGGTGCTCGACCCGTGGCGCGAAGCCGTCGCCGATGCCGGCCGCTCCCCTGCGCAACACCGGGTGGGGTTGATCCGCTCGATCTACGTCACCGACGACAAGGAACGGGACTGGCCGATCCTGCGTCGGGCCGAGCAGCACCGGATGAGTGTCTATGACACGTTCATGGCCGACACGCCCGACGACTACGGCTGGCGAGGCGGCGACACCATCCCGCAGACGGTCATCATCGGCACACCCGACGAATGCGTCGCCCAGCTCCAGGGCTTCATCGACGAGTTCGGCATCACCGACATCGCATCGTCGGGACTGCCACCCGGTGTCGACCCCGACTTGATGGGGCCGATGGTCGAGCGGCTGGCTCGAGAGGTCGTGCCACGCCTCACCGGTCCGGGCGCCGTTCCGGCCGATTGA
- a CDS encoding YkgJ family cysteine cluster protein produces MPTTAISAPLEVTSVDELLDAARVLVDSDVRGIAARPEFPISCGPGCGACCRQAVPVTAAELRAVRAWLDGLPDDERMAHERRIAATKTRLDAANAEAIGIENERAYFALGIACPFLVDESCSIHPARPLACREYVVTSDPAHCATRADGQIVRISATHDVLGAFAAVSAELGEPVEYLLAPAIARPVPEAPVLEPRPTPDLLRTLMGRPT; encoded by the coding sequence GTGCCCACGACTGCGATCTCGGCGCCGCTGGAGGTCACCTCGGTCGACGAGTTGTTGGATGCAGCTCGTGTGCTCGTCGACAGTGACGTTCGGGGCATCGCCGCTCGCCCCGAGTTCCCGATCTCGTGCGGACCGGGCTGCGGCGCATGCTGCCGCCAAGCCGTGCCGGTGACCGCCGCTGAGCTGCGTGCGGTGCGCGCCTGGCTCGATGGGTTGCCCGACGACGAGCGGATGGCCCACGAGCGACGCATCGCTGCGACCAAGACTCGACTCGACGCCGCCAATGCCGAAGCCATCGGCATCGAGAACGAGCGGGCCTACTTCGCCCTGGGAATCGCTTGCCCGTTCCTCGTTGACGAGTCGTGCAGCATCCACCCGGCACGACCGCTGGCCTGCCGAGAGTACGTGGTGACATCGGATCCAGCGCACTGTGCGACCCGAGCCGACGGTCAGATCGTGCGGATCAGCGCGACCCACGACGTCCTCGGCGCGTTCGCTGCCGTGTCCGCCGAGCTCGGTGAACCGGTCGAATACCTCCTCGCCCCGGCCATCGCTCGGCCCGTTCCCGAGGCACCGGTGTTGGAGCCACGCCCGACACCCGACCTGCTGCGGACGCTGATGGGCCGACCAACCTGA
- a CDS encoding DUF4132 domain-containing protein, translating into MHFRHDDLIECGLTGTIIDRAVARGLLGSDIASDLVPYLTAGAAAARQAAAEWMRSLRDASVEPALRVAIAREKLDLVKQAQMAAIESLGGSLEEYLNPQRLLADATKAMKKGLPPAIDWLDLARLPELRWADGSPVDPVIIQWFIVSAVKSKTAEPSPLLRRHFARMVESDVEELAQWLLDRWITQDLAGIPPARTASEATSARFLAMAEGTLGSALPSKGLLAVVAAGGGAPIVAPSVAYIDMWRGNRTSQCKSLIQMLAWIDHPLAAQAVLSISTRFRTKTIQAEAALQTELLAERKQWTLDELGDRTIPTSGFDHDGRLVLSYGQRTFTAQLTDDLKVVLVNDQTGSSIKALPEPRVDEDDEVVRRAKADLATARKEIKQAASSQPSRLARAMCMQRAWTLEDFRRDILGHPVMRRVASRLVWTAETETETLTFRPLTDATLLDVEDQTVGLCDDAVIRVAHDLTVSPGDGQRWLAHLRDYEVSPLITQFGRPPVPEQLGDVIDDFNGHLIGTFKLKRMMTKLGWGAGGSAGGGVIDSIVRQFPGSDFEAILDIAGMPAYAEDWTTALRLLYFIRVGQRPVAGNAAPIASLPPVLVAEIYNDVASIAAAGTGFDPEWEVSGALGKR; encoded by the coding sequence GTGCATTTCCGGCACGACGATCTGATCGAGTGCGGCCTCACCGGCACCATTATCGACCGGGCGGTGGCCCGCGGTCTGCTCGGGTCCGACATCGCCAGCGACCTCGTGCCGTATCTCACCGCTGGTGCTGCCGCAGCGCGTCAGGCCGCTGCGGAGTGGATGCGCTCGTTGCGTGACGCTTCGGTTGAGCCTGCGCTTCGCGTCGCAATTGCCAGGGAGAAGCTCGACCTCGTCAAGCAGGCGCAGATGGCCGCCATCGAATCTCTCGGTGGCTCGCTCGAGGAATACTTGAATCCTCAGCGTTTGCTCGCTGACGCCACAAAGGCGATGAAGAAGGGCCTGCCCCCGGCCATCGATTGGCTCGACCTCGCGCGGCTCCCCGAGCTGCGGTGGGCTGACGGCTCCCCGGTCGATCCGGTCATCATCCAGTGGTTCATCGTGAGCGCTGTGAAGTCGAAGACAGCCGAGCCATCGCCGTTGCTCCGCCGCCACTTCGCACGGATGGTCGAGAGCGATGTGGAGGAACTCGCGCAGTGGCTACTCGACCGCTGGATCACACAGGATCTTGCGGGCATTCCTCCCGCTCGAACCGCGAGCGAAGCGACGTCAGCCCGCTTCCTGGCCATGGCCGAGGGCACGCTCGGATCGGCCCTGCCGTCGAAGGGCCTCCTCGCCGTTGTCGCCGCGGGCGGCGGAGCACCGATCGTTGCCCCGAGCGTCGCCTACATCGACATGTGGCGAGGCAACCGCACCAGTCAATGCAAGTCGCTGATCCAGATGCTGGCCTGGATCGACCACCCGCTTGCAGCGCAAGCGGTGTTGTCGATCAGCACCCGCTTTCGAACCAAGACGATCCAGGCAGAAGCAGCGCTTCAGACCGAGCTTCTCGCGGAGCGCAAGCAATGGACCCTCGACGAACTGGGAGATCGGACCATTCCCACGAGTGGGTTCGATCACGATGGTCGACTGGTGCTGAGCTATGGCCAGCGCACGTTCACCGCTCAACTGACTGACGACCTGAAGGTCGTGCTTGTCAACGACCAGACCGGATCGTCGATCAAGGCGCTGCCCGAGCCTCGCGTCGACGAGGATGACGAAGTGGTGCGTCGGGCCAAGGCTGACCTGGCAACCGCAAGGAAGGAGATCAAGCAGGCGGCGTCGTCCCAGCCGAGTCGGCTGGCGAGGGCGATGTGCATGCAGCGGGCCTGGACGCTCGAGGACTTCCGGCGAGACATCCTTGGCCACCCCGTGATGCGTCGAGTTGCCTCCCGATTGGTGTGGACCGCTGAGACCGAGACGGAGACCTTGACCTTTCGGCCGCTGACTGATGCCACCCTGCTCGACGTGGAGGACCAAACCGTTGGTCTTTGCGACGATGCGGTGATTCGCGTTGCACACGATCTCACGGTCTCGCCCGGTGACGGTCAACGATGGTTGGCCCACCTGCGCGACTACGAGGTGTCGCCGCTGATCACGCAGTTCGGACGGCCGCCCGTGCCCGAGCAGCTCGGCGACGTGATCGACGACTTCAACGGTCATCTGATCGGAACATTCAAACTCAAGCGGATGATGACCAAACTCGGCTGGGGCGCCGGTGGATCAGCCGGGGGAGGTGTGATCGACTCGATCGTCAGGCAGTTTCCTGGATCCGACTTCGAGGCGATTCTCGATATCGCTGGGATGCCCGCCTACGCCGAGGACTGGACGACCGCACTGAGGTTGCTGTACTTCATCCGCGTCGGCCAACGACCAGTAGCAGGCAACGCTGCGCCGATCGCTTCGCTCCCACCGGTGCTCGTAGCCGAGATCTACAACGATGTGGCCTCGATCGCCGCCGCCGGGACCGGCTTCGATCCCGAATGGGAGGTCAGCGGCGCACTCGGCAAGCGTTGA
- a CDS encoding DUF4132 domain-containing protein — protein MLQPSSQLAEVIAYVKDGTRPKPTSHPLASANYHISVALGAGHRALIGAPRVSLAVAAALTPAERQRFGDLVVGVWEFENIVTRLVGRDATVTLHDLDAVGPALGWPAEVLVNSIVSPAIRWGNVIQSLAGREGLADRLIADIERLRSALTPASSDHEQHWVRLQSTDPEVLVLLADQLCDAATANSKNLRSATAPMLARLPIEVTAEALRRLAESAPSAQRARAIDLAIGLSADHDTTQVRMWLDDLAADNRSTKVAEAIERARASLEFDETSDPEMPLLPRVELPHLDLLGLTPVGRLDLATELTAAMNGESAERFTTSRFLLATALANEPRALRKVTSSHVARVLISGGSYSFNLDWSDLARLLTHVERPVPLLLAAVAEVDRCDSNTVIGVVAHLAHGDPELWSTQELTDFVRYYSDELIAIIVTRPSWGFERARVFELIGRAAALTHALDSSLVRAAVAGYVADRTALYKLVGPDRTRDVLPFLTSRTTSERLGAAEWLKAHPTNEAIEGLRTAARVESDDRAKTTMLSALEILDQPLDEFVGPDTLLADATRALAKSSTVPKALRWLSLESLPALTWTDGRPVEPAIVQWFLTSAVKNKSAEPSPILRRHFANMDRAQVERFGATLLDLWLNEDQRPVTEHEARAEARKSAAHHFRWQQSTPSGATKTLQQIEDELTAHYRQTMTTSATASKGLLAVVAASASADVTERTMAYIRRHRGHRMSQGKSLLQMLAWIDQPATVQAVMSVATRFRPKGMQNEALLQAELLAERHGWTLDDLADRSVPAGGFESDGRQTISYDARTFTAHLGDDLSVTLVNDETGKTLKSLPPGRSGEDAENIKQAKADLAAAKKDLKAVLALQPDRLHLAMSVQRRWSSDDFERYFVRHPVMVRLATRLIWVATTPDDVIGFRPLTDGSLITIDDGDLALDPAWEITIAHERLLPGDLSSRWRQHIADYEVTPLFAQFGRPQLDLLPEQLAITDLVGFMHNDGSLRGQMNRHGWQMGTPHDGGMVYEIVKVIPSESMTAVVEVLGGVPAGAYDVGSWECAIGEFYVVPAKESYIHRQSAMKLTEIPPILLTELFAEVLAIANGGSGFDPDHAKKVH, from the coding sequence GTGCTGCAACCAAGCTCGCAGCTCGCCGAGGTCATCGCCTACGTCAAGGACGGGACCAGGCCCAAACCCACCTCTCACCCACTTGCGAGCGCGAACTACCACATCTCGGTGGCCCTCGGCGCAGGGCATCGGGCGTTGATCGGTGCGCCACGAGTCTCATTGGCGGTCGCAGCTGCGCTGACGCCGGCCGAGCGCCAACGTTTCGGCGATCTCGTCGTCGGCGTCTGGGAATTCGAGAACATCGTGACAAGGCTGGTTGGCCGCGACGCAACGGTGACGCTGCACGACCTCGATGCGGTAGGCCCGGCGCTGGGGTGGCCAGCCGAGGTATTGGTCAACTCCATCGTCTCGCCAGCGATCCGCTGGGGGAACGTCATCCAATCGCTCGCTGGTCGGGAAGGCCTCGCCGATCGGCTGATCGCCGACATCGAGCGGCTCCGGAGCGCTCTGACGCCGGCGTCATCCGATCACGAGCAGCACTGGGTGCGACTCCAGTCGACGGATCCCGAGGTGTTGGTGCTGCTGGCAGACCAGCTTTGCGACGCAGCGACGGCCAATTCGAAGAATCTCCGATCAGCCACTGCACCCATGCTGGCCCGGTTGCCGATCGAAGTGACAGCCGAAGCCTTGCGCAGGCTTGCCGAATCCGCGCCATCTGCTCAGAGGGCCAGAGCAATCGATCTCGCTATCGGTCTATCGGCCGATCACGACACGACTCAGGTGCGGATGTGGCTCGACGACCTTGCTGCGGACAACCGGTCTACCAAGGTGGCCGAGGCGATCGAACGAGCTCGTGCGTCCCTCGAGTTCGATGAAACCAGCGACCCTGAGATGCCGTTGCTACCGCGTGTCGAGCTCCCACACCTCGACCTGCTTGGTCTGACCCCGGTTGGTCGACTCGATCTTGCCACCGAACTCACCGCGGCGATGAACGGGGAGTCTGCCGAGCGATTCACCACCTCACGGTTCCTTCTGGCGACTGCACTTGCGAATGAGCCGCGTGCCCTCCGGAAGGTGACGTCATCACATGTGGCACGCGTACTGATCTCTGGAGGCAGCTACAGCTTCAACCTCGACTGGTCGGACCTTGCTCGGCTTCTCACACATGTCGAGCGACCGGTCCCCCTCCTTCTCGCTGCCGTCGCCGAGGTCGATCGCTGCGATTCGAACACCGTCATCGGCGTCGTCGCCCACCTCGCTCATGGGGATCCCGAGCTCTGGTCGACGCAGGAGCTGACCGACTTCGTCCGCTACTACAGCGACGAGCTCATTGCCATCATCGTGACCAGACCGAGCTGGGGATTCGAGCGCGCGAGGGTCTTCGAGCTGATCGGTCGGGCTGCAGCTCTGACGCATGCGCTCGACTCGTCGCTCGTTCGGGCTGCCGTCGCTGGCTATGTCGCCGATCGAACGGCCCTCTACAAGCTCGTCGGACCGGACCGGACCCGTGATGTCCTCCCCTTCCTGACCAGCCGAACGACGAGCGAGCGCCTCGGCGCCGCCGAGTGGCTCAAAGCCCACCCGACGAACGAGGCCATCGAGGGCCTCCGCACCGCAGCTCGGGTCGAGTCAGACGATCGGGCGAAGACGACGATGCTCTCGGCACTCGAGATACTCGATCAGCCACTCGATGAGTTCGTCGGCCCTGACACGTTGTTGGCCGACGCCACCAGGGCGTTGGCCAAGTCATCGACCGTACCCAAGGCCCTCAGGTGGCTCTCGCTCGAGTCCCTGCCCGCACTCACCTGGACCGACGGCCGACCCGTCGAGCCAGCGATCGTGCAGTGGTTCCTCACCTCGGCGGTCAAGAACAAGTCGGCTGAACCCTCGCCAATCCTCCGGCGTCACTTCGCCAACATGGACCGCGCACAAGTGGAACGATTCGGCGCGACACTTCTCGACCTTTGGCTCAACGAAGATCAACGACCGGTGACGGAGCACGAAGCACGGGCAGAGGCTCGCAAGTCGGCAGCGCACCACTTCCGCTGGCAACAGAGCACGCCGAGCGGTGCGACGAAGACGCTGCAACAGATCGAGGATGAACTCACTGCGCACTATCGGCAGACCATGACCACGTCGGCGACGGCGAGCAAGGGACTTCTGGCCGTAGTAGCCGCCTCGGCAAGCGCCGATGTGACCGAGAGGACGATGGCCTACATTCGCAGGCACCGCGGTCACCGCATGAGTCAGGGCAAGTCGCTGCTGCAGATGCTGGCATGGATTGATCAACCGGCCACCGTGCAAGCGGTCATGTCGGTCGCAACTCGCTTTCGGCCGAAGGGCATGCAGAACGAAGCACTACTGCAGGCGGAACTCCTCGCAGAGCGACACGGATGGACCCTCGACGATCTTGCCGACCGCAGCGTGCCCGCTGGGGGCTTCGAGTCCGATGGTCGGCAAACGATCAGCTACGACGCCCGCACCTTCACCGCACACCTCGGCGACGACTTGTCGGTCACACTCGTCAATGACGAGACCGGCAAGACCCTCAAGAGTCTGCCCCCGGGTCGCTCCGGCGAAGATGCCGAGAACATCAAGCAAGCAAAGGCCGACCTCGCAGCAGCCAAGAAGGACCTGAAAGCCGTCCTGGCCCTTCAGCCTGACCGGCTCCATCTCGCCATGTCGGTGCAGCGGCGCTGGTCGAGCGACGACTTCGAGCGCTACTTCGTCCGGCACCCCGTGATGGTGCGCCTCGCCACGCGTCTGATCTGGGTTGCGACGACCCCCGACGACGTGATCGGCTTCCGGCCGCTCACCGACGGCTCGCTCATCACCATCGACGACGGCGACCTCGCTCTCGATCCGGCCTGGGAGATCACCATCGCCCACGAACGGCTCCTTCCCGGGGATCTCTCAAGCCGCTGGCGGCAGCACATCGCCGACTACGAGGTCACTCCCCTGTTCGCCCAGTTCGGGCGTCCTCAACTCGACCTCCTCCCCGAACAGCTGGCGATCACCGATCTCGTCGGATTCATGCACAACGACGGGTCACTTCGTGGCCAGATGAACCGCCACGGCTGGCAGATGGGGACGCCGCACGACGGGGGCATGGTGTACGAGATCGTCAAGGTCATCCCAAGCGAATCGATGACCGCTGTGGTCGAGGTCCTCGGCGGCGTTCCCGCGGGGGCATACGACGTCGGATCGTGGGAATGCGCCATCGGCGAGTTCTACGTCGTGCCTGCCAAGGAGTCGTACATTCATCGCCAGTCGGCCATGAAACTGACCGAGATACCGCCGATTCTGCTGACCGAGTTGTTCGCGGAAGTGCTGGCGATCGCAAACGGCGGCAGCGGCTTCGACCCGGACCATGCCAAGAAGGTGCACTGA
- a CDS encoding AAA family ATPase, with translation MSDLQLPAELRLGDELERLRLNDRGPRPDGWALSPRAARRFILGDPELDIARKFYGDDPLVDRCLVTLMGNRGLLLVGEPGTAKSMLSELLAAAISGDSTLTAQGTAGSTEDQVLHSWNYAMLIANGPSEDALVPGPVLKGMRDGKIVRIEEITRMQAEVQDALIAVLSDKYLTIAQLGASGFVGARRGFNVIATANLRDRGVHEMSSALKRRFNFETVRPIADPVLEHRLIVSQTQQLLAERGLDVETPDDVVDMLVTVFNELRHGSTREGVVLERPTAVMSTAEAVAINYAACLEAVFLDDGVPTGRQIGRQLIGTVLKDNPDDEAKLRHYLDVVVKKRSGPWRDLWDVRSELA, from the coding sequence ATGAGCGACCTGCAACTCCCCGCCGAACTCCGGCTCGGCGACGAACTCGAACGGCTCCGGCTCAACGACCGCGGACCTCGTCCGGACGGCTGGGCGCTGAGTCCACGGGCCGCGAGGCGCTTCATTCTCGGCGACCCCGAACTCGACATCGCCAGAAAGTTCTACGGCGACGACCCGCTGGTCGATCGCTGTCTCGTGACACTCATGGGCAATCGTGGGCTCCTGCTCGTCGGTGAACCGGGAACGGCGAAGTCGATGCTGTCTGAGCTCCTCGCCGCAGCGATCAGCGGCGACTCCACGCTGACTGCGCAGGGAACGGCGGGTTCCACCGAGGACCAGGTCCTGCACAGCTGGAACTATGCGATGCTCATCGCCAACGGGCCCTCCGAAGATGCGCTCGTTCCCGGACCCGTGCTCAAGGGGATGCGTGACGGCAAGATCGTACGCATCGAGGAAATCACGAGGATGCAGGCCGAGGTCCAAGACGCGCTCATCGCCGTGTTGTCCGACAAGTACCTCACCATTGCCCAGTTGGGAGCCTCCGGGTTCGTGGGAGCACGACGGGGATTCAACGTCATCGCAACGGCCAACCTACGTGACCGGGGTGTCCACGAAATGTCGTCGGCACTCAAGCGACGCTTCAACTTCGAGACCGTACGACCCATCGCCGACCCTGTCCTCGAACATCGGTTGATCGTCAGCCAGACCCAACAGCTCCTGGCCGAACGCGGCCTCGACGTGGAAACCCCGGACGACGTGGTCGACATGCTGGTCACGGTTTTCAACGAGCTTCGTCACGGATCGACCCGCGAAGGCGTCGTTCTGGAACGACCGACTGCCGTCATGTCCACCGCCGAGGCCGTCGCCATCAATTACGCCGCCTGCCTCGAGGCAGTGTTCCTCGACGATGGCGTGCCCACAGGCCGCCAGATCGGCCGCCAACTGATCGGAACGGTCCTCAAGGACAACCCCGATGACGAAGCCAAACTCCGGCACTATCTCGACGTGGTGGTGAAGAAGCGGTCAGGCCCATGGCGCGACCTGTGGGATGTCCGTTCCGAGCTCGCCTGA